In the genome of Deltaproteobacteria bacterium, one region contains:
- a CDS encoding YggS family pyridoxal phosphate-dependent enzyme, giving the protein MDDTQKRYTQVLGAVADAVRAAGSTAKPVRLIAVSKMHGAAAVRDLYALGQRQFGENYVQELVSKAHELNDLADLRWIFIGRLQTNKMAQLVKVAAEIQSVGNERHARLLAKAAREHAPRLPIAVHILVNAGDESSKDGANSEEALRLASIIATELPELDLRGIMAIPPPLPPDAPEAPPEIYRDLRRLADQIGARELSLGMTADLRQAVSAGSDCVRIGTALFGPRRKGA; this is encoded by the coding sequence ATGGATGACACCCAAAAGCGATACACCCAAGTGCTCGGTGCGGTAGCCGATGCCGTTAGGGCCGCCGGTTCAACGGCAAAGCCCGTGCGTTTGATCGCCGTGAGTAAGATGCACGGTGCCGCGGCTGTCCGTGACCTATATGCCTTGGGGCAGCGTCAATTTGGTGAGAATTATGTGCAGGAGCTTGTGTCTAAAGCGCACGAGCTCAACGACTTGGCTGACCTGCGCTGGATTTTCATCGGGCGCCTGCAAACTAACAAGATGGCACAGCTGGTCAAGGTGGCTGCGGAGATTCAGTCCGTAGGTAACGAGCGCCACGCCCGCCTATTGGCCAAGGCTGCTCGCGAACACGCTCCCAGGCTGCCAATCGCCGTCCACATTCTGGTCAACGCCGGTGATGAGAGCAGTAAGGACGGGGCTAACAGTGAGGAGGCGCTGCGTCTTGCCTCGATCATCGCGACGGAGTTGCCGGAGCTAGATTTGCGCGGCATCATGGCGATCCCACCGCCCCTGCCACCGGACGCACCAGAGGCTCCACCAGAGATTTATCGCGACCTCAGGCGCCTAGCGGATCAGATTGGCGCTCGTGAACTCTCCTTAGGCATGACGGCCGATTTGCGCCAGGCCGTTAGTGCTGGGAGTGACTGCGTCCGTATCGGCACGGCCCTGTTCGGTCCGCGTCGCAAGGGTGCCTAG
- a CDS encoding YggT family protein encodes MFGPIADAIARILDVILNLVQVLVIASVIISWVGGDPGNQLVGTVRSLTEPMFRPLRRLTRNLLPGPIDWAPMIVLLIIMFIQYGIIPYLRMEARLGA; translated from the coding sequence ATGTTCGGTCCCATTGCCGACGCGATAGCGAGAATTTTAGATGTGATTCTGAACCTGGTCCAAGTTCTGGTGATCGCATCTGTCATCATCAGCTGGGTCGGCGGTGACCCTGGAAACCAACTTGTCGGGACCGTGCGTAGCCTGACAGAGCCGATGTTCCGACCACTCCGCCGGTTGACCCGCAATTTATTGCCGGGCCCTATCGATTGGGCGCCAATGATTGTTCTGCTCATCATCATGTTTATCCAGTACGGGATCATCCCTTATCTTCGTATGGAAGCACGTCTTGGTGCTTAG
- a CDS encoding ABC transporter ATP-binding protein has translation MQTEVPSTGAEDLALNGISKVFRTDLLRGPQLAVKDLTCRFAAGRCTGLLGHNGAGKTTTIKLILGLLKSDKGSIQCGEREITTRDRAKIGYLPELNKLPALLTPREVLSYQLQMFMSERFKTAADRREAVKTALAHVNLQDHADKQIGRLSKGMARRLGWAQATIHAPSILILDEPASGLDPLARRQMIDWIGAEKKRHTTILLCTHELAQVTALCDFYHVLRRGELVASGSLGPNPAQSYTIQVSGLRADAIERFAAKEGLPPWRSLRQEGVLAELSFVGYEHSAKWLQALLAAGFVVTQFGADERAFEDALLQHYGGDV, from the coding sequence ATGCAAACTGAGGTTCCAAGCACAGGTGCAGAGGATTTAGCTCTCAATGGCATAAGTAAAGTATTCCGCACCGATCTTCTGCGTGGTCCGCAGCTGGCGGTCAAAGATTTAACCTGTCGATTTGCCGCGGGCAGATGTACCGGTCTTCTGGGTCACAATGGCGCAGGTAAAACGACTACTATTAAGCTGATTCTCGGCCTCCTTAAGTCCGACAAGGGCTCGATCCAATGCGGAGAGCGAGAGATAACGACGCGGGACAGAGCCAAGATTGGTTACCTACCAGAACTCAATAAGCTGCCTGCCCTGCTAACACCGCGGGAGGTCCTGAGCTATCAGCTCCAGATGTTTATGTCCGAGCGGTTCAAAACCGCTGCCGATCGGCGTGAGGCAGTGAAAACTGCGTTGGCTCACGTGAATCTGCAAGACCACGCTGATAAGCAGATCGGTCGCCTCTCTAAGGGCATGGCGCGTCGCCTCGGCTGGGCCCAGGCAACCATCCATGCACCGTCAATTTTGATTCTGGACGAGCCTGCATCTGGATTAGATCCGTTGGCGCGCCGCCAGATGATCGACTGGATCGGCGCCGAAAAGAAACGTCATACGACGATTCTGTTGTGCACTCATGAACTGGCGCAGGTCACTGCTCTCTGTGATTTTTACCACGTGCTGCGTCGTGGGGAACTTGTGGCCTCGGGTAGCCTTGGGCCTAATCCGGCGCAGTCCTACACGATTCAAGTCTCGGGACTCCGCGCTGATGCCATTGAGCGGTTCGCCGCCAAAGAGGGACTGCCACCGTGGCGTAGTTTAAGACAAGAAGGTGTCCTTGCGGAACTTAGTTTTGTCGGCTACGAGCACAGCGCCAAATGGTTGCAAGCCCTGCTAGCGGCAGGATTTGTGGTCACTCAATTTGGTGCCGACGAGCGTGCGTTTGAAGATGCACTTCTGCAGCATTATGGGGGGGACGTCTGA
- a CDS encoding S9 family peptidase codes for MATTKTKSDGAYLWLEEVEGPKALAWVRAENERSSAELHKYPRFDEFKGAALKILEAKDKLAVGHIQGEFVYNFWQDSEHVRGIWRRTSWQSYQSGKPDWQLLLDVDDLAKRDGKNYVYRGAVCLRPAYERCLVKLSDGGSDASYFREFDLTTKQFVTEGYDLAPSKSGLIWSTQDRVFFKDATTQENRTSSGYPRVVRAWARGKAAASAPVVFEGAASDVSVHAVVIHDGDQEHVFFTRAMTFFTEKLYYDLDGELAALPLPTDISLQGVYQGQLLFINRSALGAIPAGSLVATDLRPLIKGKPEFTAVFTPSVSQALKSVARSQNYLFVSLLDDVRGKVVRLERKASEDAVQWETQNVSLPGQGSVGLVSVDDDSDRLLLSYEDFLVPPSLYAVEGGSLKKTLVQQVPPRFDATGLTITQEFAVSKDGTRVPYFLVHKEGIKYDGKNPTLLYGYGGFEVPMQPNYAAAVGKLWLERGGVYALANIRGGGEFGPRWHQAALKEKRQTAFDDFAAVAEDLISHKITSPRHLGIQGGSNGGLLMGATFTQRPELFHAVICQVPLLDMLRYHKLLAGASWMAEYGDPDDPAMRSVIQRYSPFQNLKGDKSYPRVFFVTSTKDDRVHPGHARKMAARMQDLRKPFLYFENIEGGHGASANLQQHAERYALEYSYLWAQLSGS; via the coding sequence ATGGCGACGACCAAGACCAAGAGCGATGGTGCCTACCTCTGGTTGGAGGAAGTTGAAGGCCCCAAAGCATTAGCTTGGGTCCGGGCGGAAAACGAGCGCTCCAGTGCTGAACTTCACAAATATCCGCGTTTCGATGAGTTCAAAGGCGCTGCTTTAAAGATCCTTGAGGCGAAAGACAAATTGGCCGTGGGTCATATTCAAGGTGAATTTGTCTATAACTTTTGGCAGGACAGCGAGCACGTCCGCGGGATCTGGCGTCGTACCAGCTGGCAATCCTACCAGAGTGGCAAGCCTGATTGGCAGCTCTTGCTCGACGTTGATGACTTGGCCAAGCGTGACGGCAAGAACTACGTGTACCGTGGTGCCGTGTGTTTGCGCCCCGCTTACGAGCGATGCCTGGTTAAACTCTCGGACGGCGGCAGTGACGCCAGCTATTTCCGCGAATTTGACCTGACGACCAAGCAGTTCGTGACGGAGGGCTACGATCTCGCGCCGTCGAAATCGGGACTCATTTGGTCGACACAAGATCGCGTATTTTTCAAGGATGCAACGACTCAGGAGAATCGCACAAGCTCCGGCTACCCGCGGGTGGTGCGCGCTTGGGCGCGGGGCAAGGCAGCCGCCAGTGCTCCCGTCGTGTTTGAAGGCGCGGCCTCGGATGTGTCGGTACATGCGGTGGTGATTCACGATGGTGACCAGGAGCATGTATTTTTTACTCGGGCCATGACGTTTTTTACCGAGAAACTTTATTACGATCTCGACGGCGAGCTGGCTGCGCTACCATTGCCTACTGATATAAGCCTGCAGGGTGTCTACCAGGGGCAGCTACTGTTTATCAACCGCTCCGCCTTGGGCGCGATCCCAGCCGGATCACTGGTGGCCACTGATCTGCGCCCTTTGATCAAGGGTAAACCAGAATTCACAGCGGTCTTCACGCCGTCCGTGTCTCAAGCACTGAAATCCGTCGCGCGCAGTCAGAACTATTTATTCGTGTCGCTGCTTGATGACGTGCGCGGCAAAGTTGTGCGTCTGGAACGTAAAGCTAGCGAAGACGCTGTGCAGTGGGAGACACAGAATGTGTCGTTGCCTGGTCAGGGCAGCGTCGGACTAGTATCGGTCGATGATGATAGTGACCGTCTGCTTCTCAGTTACGAGGATTTCTTGGTCCCGCCTAGCCTCTATGCAGTAGAGGGTGGCTCACTCAAGAAGACCTTGGTGCAGCAGGTGCCACCGCGCTTTGATGCTACCGGGCTGACGATCACCCAGGAGTTTGCCGTTAGCAAGGACGGGACACGTGTGCCTTACTTCCTGGTGCACAAAGAGGGCATCAAATACGACGGCAAGAATCCAACACTACTTTACGGATATGGTGGGTTTGAGGTCCCTATGCAGCCCAATTACGCCGCTGCGGTGGGTAAACTGTGGCTGGAGCGCGGTGGAGTTTATGCGCTTGCCAATATTCGTGGTGGGGGCGAGTTCGGTCCGCGCTGGCATCAGGCCGCACTCAAGGAAAAACGCCAGACGGCGTTTGACGACTTTGCTGCAGTCGCTGAAGACCTGATCAGCCATAAGATCACCTCGCCACGCCACTTGGGCATTCAAGGTGGCAGTAACGGTGGACTCCTGATGGGCGCGACGTTCACGCAGCGACCGGAGCTCTTTCATGCGGTGATTTGCCAAGTTCCCCTATTGGATATGCTCCGCTACCATAAGCTCCTAGCCGGAGCGAGCTGGATGGCCGAGTACGGCGACCCTGATGATCCAGCCATGCGCTCCGTGATTCAACGTTACTCACCCTTTCAGAACCTCAAGGGCGACAAAAGTTATCCTAGGGTGTTTTTTGTCACCTCAACCAAGGATGACCGCGTTCACCCGGGGCATGCTCGTAAGATGGCGGCACGCATGCAGGATTTACGCAAGCCCTTCTTATACTTCGAGAATATCGAGGGTGGCCATGGTGCCAGTGCCAACCTGCAGCAGCATGCCGAACGCTATGCGCTGGAATATAGTTACCTTTGGGCGCAACTGAGCGGCAGTTGA
- a CDS encoding HNH endonuclease, with product MFDDVASEQHIRREREAARLMRKSRWWQTAIAKARCYYCAKDLAKAEATMDHLVPIARGGRSTPGNVVVACKSCNTQKRDLTAADWLLYLETLQVSTHVTGA from the coding sequence ATGTTCGATGACGTAGCTTCAGAGCAGCATATAAGGCGCGAGCGCGAGGCAGCGCGTCTTATGCGTAAGTCGCGCTGGTGGCAGACGGCTATCGCCAAGGCCCGCTGTTATTACTGTGCCAAAGACTTGGCCAAGGCAGAGGCAACGATGGACCATCTCGTGCCTATCGCTCGTGGCGGTCGCTCCACCCCAGGTAACGTGGTGGTGGCCTGCAAAAGCTGCAACACACAAAAGCGCGACCTGACGGCGGCCGACTGGCTACTATACTTGGAGACTCTGCAGGTGAGCACCCACGTAACCGGCGCTTAG
- a CDS encoding polyprenol monophosphomannose synthase — protein MVIIPTYNEAENIGPLTDGIRHHAPGVDILFVDDNSQDGTQRVIAELQGLHPGRIHLISRPGKLGLGTAYVAAFKWGLANGYDVLVEMDADHSHRPEDLAAILRLVPSSPVVIGSRYIPGGGTRNWSRMRQFISRGGSLYARTILGLKARDLTGGFNAWHRQVVEDIGPDQIRSEGYTFQVELKFRAHLAGYDLREVPILFVERRAGQSKMAGSIVAEAIYRIWMLAAQRGYIERQLAERTGRSGAAAAPVRR, from the coding sequence CTGGTCATCATCCCGACGTACAACGAAGCGGAAAATATCGGACCTCTGACGGACGGTATTCGGCACCATGCACCTGGGGTCGACATTCTATTTGTCGACGACAACAGCCAGGACGGCACCCAGCGTGTGATAGCGGAGCTCCAGGGCTTGCACCCTGGGCGTATTCATTTGATCAGTCGTCCGGGTAAACTGGGCCTAGGCACGGCCTATGTTGCGGCCTTTAAATGGGGCCTAGCCAACGGCTATGATGTGCTCGTTGAGATGGACGCCGATCACTCCCATCGTCCTGAGGATTTGGCCGCGATTTTAAGGTTAGTGCCGTCTAGCCCAGTGGTGATCGGTAGCCGCTACATCCCAGGTGGTGGGACGCGCAACTGGAGTCGCATGCGGCAGTTTATCAGCCGTGGCGGAAGTCTTTACGCCCGCACTATTCTCGGTCTCAAGGCTCGTGATTTAACTGGTGGCTTCAACGCCTGGCATCGCCAAGTAGTAGAGGATATCGGCCCAGATCAAATCCGCAGTGAGGGCTACACATTCCAGGTTGAGCTTAAATTTCGAGCCCATCTGGCTGGTTACGATTTGCGTGAAGTCCCCATCCTCTTTGTGGAGCGCCGCGCGGGCCAGTCCAAGATGGCTGGTAGCATAGTTGCCGAGGCCATATACAGAATTTGGATGCTAGCCGCGCAGCGCGGTTATATCGAGCGTCAATTAGCCGAGAGAACGGGCCGCAGCGGAGCCGCCGCCGCCCCTGTGCGCCGCTAA